Proteins encoded by one window of Tunturibacter psychrotolerans:
- a CDS encoding phosphoketolase family protein → MSSTSKELAKDKGQGGKPLSAGELQKMDAYWRACNYLCVGMLYLRANPLLREPLKAEHIKNRLLGHWGSDPGQTFVWVHLNRLIKKYDLDLIYLSGPGHGAPATLSNSYLEGVYSEVYPDKSEDVAGMLKFFKQFSFPGGIGSHCTPETPGSIHEGGELGYSLSHGFGAAFDNPDLIVTVVVGDGEAETGPLATSWHSNKFLNPVRDGAVLPILHLNGYKIANPTVLARITPEELEWMFKGFGWEPHVVEGDDPATMHQLMAGVMEDCVKEIRAIQKKARSAPKGTEPERPRWPMIVLRSPKGWTCPKEIDGHKLEGSWRAHQMPILDPVTNPKHLKLVEKWMKSYKPEELFDESGKLIAELREMAPVGKRRITANPHANGGLLRKPMELPDFRDYAVKVEKPGQIEVSPTDVLAHFLRDAMKMNMTSFRVFGPDETASNKLQAIYEASGKTWMAKLLPEDADGGDLARDGRVMEILSEHTLEGWFEGYVLTGRHGFFSSYESFVHIIDSMFNQHAKWLEKSKLELRWRAPISSINLLITSLVWRQDHNGFTHQDPGFLDVVTNKSPEITRIYLPPDANCLLSVGDHCLRSSNYVNVIVADKAPHMQYLNMDNAIKHCTKGIGIWDFASNDAGDEPDVVMACAGDIPTEEALAAVAILREHCSDVKIRFVNVVDLFRLMPDTEHPHGLSEREFDGLFTKNKPVIFNFHAYASLVHKLTYKRTNHKNFHVRGYKEKGNINTPLELAILNQIDRFDLAIDVIDRVPRLQLTAAHTKEWLKGQIIEAVNYAHENGIDSKEIREWRWPL, encoded by the coding sequence ATGAGCAGCACGTCTAAAGAATTGGCCAAGGATAAGGGTCAGGGCGGTAAGCCGCTTTCGGCTGGTGAACTACAGAAGATGGACGCTTACTGGCGGGCGTGTAACTACCTTTGTGTTGGGATGTTGTATCTGCGGGCGAATCCGCTGTTGCGGGAGCCGTTGAAGGCAGAGCATATCAAGAACCGGCTGCTAGGGCATTGGGGATCTGATCCGGGACAGACGTTTGTGTGGGTGCATTTAAATCGTCTGATAAAGAAGTACGATTTGGATTTGATTTATCTGTCAGGGCCGGGGCATGGGGCACCGGCGACACTGTCGAACAGTTACCTGGAGGGCGTTTATTCGGAGGTATATCCGGATAAGAGCGAAGACGTTGCGGGAATGCTGAAGTTCTTCAAGCAGTTTTCGTTTCCGGGTGGGATTGGTAGTCACTGTACGCCGGAGACGCCGGGATCGATTCACGAAGGCGGAGAGTTGGGATACAGCTTGTCGCATGGGTTTGGTGCCGCTTTTGATAACCCCGACCTGATTGTGACTGTGGTCGTTGGGGACGGAGAGGCGGAGACTGGGCCGCTGGCGACCTCGTGGCACTCGAATAAGTTTCTGAATCCGGTGCGGGATGGTGCGGTACTGCCAATACTGCACCTAAATGGTTACAAAATAGCTAATCCTACGGTGTTGGCGCGTATTACGCCTGAAGAACTGGAGTGGATGTTCAAGGGATTTGGCTGGGAGCCGCATGTTGTCGAAGGAGATGATCCGGCGACGATGCATCAGCTGATGGCTGGAGTGATGGAGGATTGCGTGAAGGAGATTCGCGCGATTCAGAAAAAGGCGCGGAGTGCTCCTAAGGGAACAGAGCCGGAGCGGCCGCGGTGGCCGATGATTGTTCTGCGCTCGCCCAAGGGATGGACTTGCCCGAAGGAGATTGATGGACACAAGCTGGAGGGATCGTGGCGAGCGCACCAGATGCCGATTTTGGATCCGGTGACGAATCCGAAACACTTGAAGCTGGTTGAGAAGTGGATGAAGAGTTATAAGCCTGAGGAGTTGTTTGATGAATCGGGCAAGCTGATCGCTGAGTTGAGAGAGATGGCGCCGGTAGGAAAGCGGAGGATTACTGCGAATCCACATGCGAATGGGGGTTTGCTACGGAAGCCTATGGAGCTGCCGGATTTTCGGGACTACGCGGTGAAGGTGGAGAAACCTGGGCAGATCGAGGTTTCGCCGACTGATGTGCTGGCACACTTTTTGCGCGATGCGATGAAGATGAATATGACGAGCTTTCGCGTCTTCGGGCCGGATGAGACGGCTTCAAATAAGCTGCAGGCTATTTATGAGGCCAGCGGAAAGACGTGGATGGCGAAGCTGCTGCCAGAGGATGCGGATGGCGGAGATCTCGCACGCGATGGCCGCGTGATGGAGATTTTGAGCGAGCACACGCTCGAGGGATGGTTCGAAGGCTATGTGCTGACGGGGCGGCATGGATTCTTCTCGTCGTATGAATCGTTTGTGCACATCATCGATTCGATGTTCAACCAGCATGCGAAGTGGTTGGAGAAGAGCAAGCTGGAGTTGAGGTGGAGGGCTCCGATTTCGTCGATCAACTTGCTGATTACTTCGCTGGTGTGGCGGCAGGACCATAACGGATTTACGCACCAGGATCCGGGATTTCTGGACGTTGTGACAAATAAGAGCCCAGAGATTACTAGAATCTATCTGCCGCCTGATGCTAACTGTTTGTTAAGCGTGGGGGATCATTGTCTGCGCAGCTCGAACTACGTGAATGTGATCGTCGCGGATAAAGCGCCGCATATGCAATATCTCAATATGGATAATGCGATAAAGCATTGCACGAAGGGAATCGGCATATGGGATTTCGCGAGTAACGATGCAGGAGATGAGCCAGACGTAGTGATGGCTTGCGCGGGAGATATCCCGACAGAGGAAGCGTTGGCGGCTGTGGCGATTCTGCGAGAGCACTGTTCGGATGTGAAGATTCGGTTTGTGAATGTTGTGGATCTGTTCCGGTTGATGCCGGATACCGAGCATCCGCATGGGCTTTCGGAGAGGGAGTTCGATGGCCTGTTTACGAAGAATAAGCCGGTGATCTTTAATTTTCATGCGTATGCTTCGTTGGTCCATAAATTGACGTACAAGCGGACCAACCACAAAAACTTTCATGTGCGTGGGTACAAGGAGAAGGGGAATATCAACACTCCGCTTGAGCTCGCAATCTTGAATCAGATCGATCGATTCGATCTGGCTATTGATGTGATCGATCGAGTGCCGCGGCTACAGTTGACGGCGGCGCATACGAAGGAGTGGTTGAAGGGGCAGATTATTGAAGCGGTGAACTATGCGCATGAGAACGGCATCGACAGTAAGGAGATTCGTGAGTGGAGATGGCCTCTGTAG
- a CDS encoding acetate/propionate family kinase: MHVLVINSGSSSIKFSLFEAGEDEARSLFEGEVTGIGGTKGAFKFRDAGGRDLSGGRSEVEAKTPLQAIGLVVGAVCQKDLPRVDAVGYRVVHPGAKLDRHQRITDEVLKDLEEAVVFAPLHDPAVIEVIKDTMAKFPSVPHYACFDTVFHQTMPEEATTYPIPLEYRERGVRRYGFHGLSCESIVQSLRAEEMISFPKRMVIAHLGSGCSVTALVDGCSIDTTMGLTPTGGVVMGTRPGDLDPGLVLYLLRETTGNQVGALEKMLNHDAGMVALSGLPNDMKAVREAAAKGDARARLATEIFTRSVKKALGSFTALMGGIDAVVFAGGIGEHDARSREEIVAGMRGLGISINSELNEAGSDAARVVSASDSITAVLVVPTKEDWMIAMHVHELAGSNN, translated from the coding sequence GTGCACGTACTCGTTATCAACAGCGGATCTTCGTCGATAAAGTTCTCCCTTTTTGAGGCTGGGGAAGATGAGGCTCGGTCATTGTTTGAGGGAGAGGTGACCGGGATAGGCGGAACGAAGGGGGCCTTCAAATTTCGCGACGCGGGTGGGCGGGATTTGAGCGGTGGACGTAGCGAGGTAGAGGCGAAGACGCCGCTTCAGGCGATCGGGCTGGTTGTTGGGGCGGTGTGTCAGAAAGATCTGCCGAGGGTTGATGCGGTTGGATATCGGGTCGTGCATCCGGGGGCGAAGCTGGACCGACATCAGAGGATCACCGATGAGGTGCTGAAGGATCTTGAGGAGGCGGTGGTTTTTGCGCCGCTGCATGATCCCGCGGTGATTGAAGTGATCAAAGATACGATGGCGAAGTTTCCGAGTGTGCCGCACTACGCTTGCTTCGATACCGTATTTCACCAGACGATGCCAGAGGAGGCTACGACGTATCCGATTCCGCTGGAATATCGGGAGCGAGGAGTTCGTCGGTATGGGTTTCATGGCCTGAGTTGTGAGTCGATTGTGCAGAGTCTGCGAGCGGAGGAGATGATTTCGTTCCCGAAGCGAATGGTGATTGCGCACCTGGGGAGTGGATGCAGCGTGACGGCGTTGGTCGATGGATGTTCGATCGATACGACGATGGGGCTGACACCAACGGGCGGCGTGGTGATGGGGACGCGGCCGGGAGATCTCGATCCGGGGCTGGTGCTTTATCTGCTGCGAGAGACGACGGGCAATCAGGTGGGCGCGCTGGAGAAGATGCTGAATCATGACGCGGGGATGGTGGCTCTCTCGGGGCTGCCGAACGATATGAAGGCTGTTCGCGAGGCTGCGGCCAAGGGCGATGCGCGGGCCCGGCTTGCCACGGAGATCTTTACTCGAAGTGTAAAGAAAGCGCTGGGCAGCTTTACTGCATTGATGGGCGGGATTGATGCGGTTGTATTTGCGGGTGGCATCGGGGAGCATGATGCCCGATCGAGGGAAGAGATTGTTGCAGGAATGCGGGGCTTAGGGATCTCGATTAATTCTGAGTTGAACGAAGCCGGGAGCGACGCCGCGCGGGTCGTAAGTGCATCAGACTCTATAACGGCGGTGCTTGTTGTGCCGACGAAAGAGGATTGGATGATAGCGATGCACGTACACGAGCTGGCGGGATCTAACAATTAG
- a CDS encoding O-antigen ligase family protein, whose protein sequence is MSYTLDWVILLQVIVWGVAGCWLFLDTSYQTKPQATAQFRLSNLQILSIILIGLLGVSVFFSEAPVFSAFKVYQLGVMVAFIMRFTGRFGIAETLHNLFLGCGILTIADIAAAFLMPDLVFVQSDFESTRFRGDLIAQTGTVSVIGLILLLTIKSDLPRKKFIFWAIIFGGVLVFSLTRTSYLILLAFLILAVLRRPPIPVLRKTATLALLTLPFIADSLITALNAQRKIEDLLTISGRLELWTHLIEITVEKGPWLGLGYVAVSRIYGPEINPGLGTAHSAFIEIYSGGGLVSLVAFLLIWAVLGWGIFKLYLSRPGKTGFAVVGLFCAALFLNAVGGELQAEPAGFCFWCVVAAAVYLPFENLSPVAATLRSPLLTTDAQRLQES, encoded by the coding sequence TTGTCGTACACGCTTGACTGGGTCATCCTGCTTCAGGTGATCGTCTGGGGAGTAGCAGGTTGCTGGTTATTCCTCGACACTTCGTATCAGACCAAACCCCAAGCAACCGCTCAGTTCCGTCTTTCCAATCTACAGATACTAAGCATCATCCTGATTGGTCTCTTGGGAGTGTCCGTATTCTTCTCCGAGGCACCGGTTTTTTCAGCGTTCAAAGTGTATCAACTCGGCGTAATGGTCGCATTCATCATGCGTTTCACTGGCAGGTTTGGAATCGCAGAGACTCTGCATAACCTGTTCCTCGGATGCGGTATTTTGACGATTGCGGACATAGCGGCAGCATTTCTAATGCCTGACCTGGTCTTCGTCCAATCCGACTTTGAATCGACACGTTTCCGAGGCGACCTGATTGCACAAACTGGCACCGTGTCCGTCATCGGCTTAATTCTATTGCTGACCATCAAGAGTGACTTGCCTCGAAAAAAATTCATCTTCTGGGCGATCATCTTTGGCGGTGTACTTGTCTTTTCCTTGACGCGTACAAGCTACTTAATATTGTTGGCATTCCTGATACTTGCCGTTCTCAGACGTCCACCAATCCCCGTGCTTCGAAAGACCGCTACGTTGGCTCTTTTAACTCTGCCTTTTATAGCTGACAGCCTCATTACAGCCTTGAATGCTCAACGCAAGATCGAGGATCTTTTGACCATTAGCGGACGTCTCGAGCTCTGGACACACTTGATCGAAATTACTGTCGAAAAGGGACCGTGGTTAGGATTGGGGTACGTCGCCGTGTCCAGGATCTACGGGCCCGAGATCAATCCAGGGTTGGGCACCGCCCATTCGGCGTTTATCGAAATATATTCTGGTGGTGGCCTTGTGAGCCTGGTCGCCTTCCTGTTGATTTGGGCAGTTCTGGGTTGGGGAATATTCAAGTTGTATCTCAGCCGTCCCGGAAAAACTGGCTTCGCCGTCGTCGGATTATTCTGTGCCGCGCTCTTTCTCAATGCGGTCGGCGGAGAGCTCCAGGCTGAACCGGCAGGCTTCTGCTTTTGGTGTGTCGTCGCGGCAGCCGTATATCTCCCGTTTGAGAATCTGTCTCCAGTTGCTGCAACTCTCCGTTCTCCACTTCTAACAACGGACGCCCAACGACTTCAAGAATCGTAA
- a CDS encoding FkbM family methyltransferase — translation MTHSIRHSIRSVVEATGHQIRKTDVYSSQKLRYRRLFSLLNLNLILDVGANAGQFAQLCRTVDYRGKILSFEPSSTAYQKLQTAAASDPLWTVAGIALGATTGETEINVSADSFCSSLLPMLDSHLSAAPRSGYLHKEKVLIRRLDDVLPPPAFKSRTLLKLDVQGFELQVLTGAPRILSQALAVQLEMSLLPLYQGETLMPEMSAAMSDHGFNLWDLEPSFRDPTTGRLLQVDAIFVRKSALAEHLPQKSQPFPEAESVVAI, via the coding sequence ATGACGCACTCCATAAGACACTCCATCCGCTCCGTAGTTGAAGCCACCGGCCATCAGATTCGGAAGACTGACGTCTACAGCTCACAAAAACTCCGCTATCGCCGCCTCTTCTCTCTTCTCAACCTCAACCTCATACTCGACGTAGGCGCCAACGCCGGCCAATTCGCGCAGCTCTGCCGCACCGTCGACTACCGCGGCAAAATCCTCTCCTTCGAACCGAGCAGCACCGCATATCAAAAACTCCAAACGGCCGCCGCATCCGATCCCCTCTGGACAGTAGCCGGCATCGCCCTCGGTGCCACCACCGGCGAAACCGAGATCAACGTCTCTGCCGACTCCTTCTGCAGCTCCCTCCTCCCCATGCTCGACTCGCACCTCTCCGCCGCGCCACGCTCCGGCTATCTCCACAAAGAAAAAGTCCTCATCCGCCGCCTCGACGACGTCCTCCCTCCCCCCGCATTCAAAAGCCGCACTCTCCTCAAACTCGACGTACAGGGATTCGAGCTTCAGGTCCTCACCGGAGCTCCCAGAATCCTCTCGCAGGCCCTCGCCGTGCAGCTGGAGATGTCCCTCCTCCCCCTCTACCAGGGCGAAACCCTCATGCCCGAGATGTCCGCTGCCATGTCCGACCACGGCTTCAATCTCTGGGACCTCGAGCCCTCTTTCCGCGACCCCACCACTGGCAGGCTCCTCCAGGTCGACGCCATCTTCGTCCGCAAGTCAGCCCTCGCAGAACACCTCCCCCAAAAGTCCCAGCCCTTCCCTGAGGCAGAATCGGTCGTCGCCATCTAA